Proteins found in one Pseudomonas marvdashtae genomic segment:
- a CDS encoding DUF1329 domain-containing protein: MRKMILQCGALALSLLAANVMAAVSPEEANKLGTSLTPLGAEKAGNADGSIPAWTGGIPKNAGAVDGKGFLADPFANEKPLFTITAATVDKYKDKLSEGQIAMFKRYPQTYKIPVYPTHRSVGLPPQIYESAKRSALNVNAINEGNGLANFTGNRYYAFPIPKNGVEVLWNHVTRYHGGNVRRIITQATPQTNGSFTPIRFEEEIAVPFLIKDADPEKASNVLTYFKQSVTAPARLAGNVLLVHETLDQVKEPRLAWIYNAGQRRVRRAPQVAYDGPGTAADGLRTSDNFDLFSGAPDRYDWKLVGKKEMYIPYNSYKLDSPSLKYDDVIKAGHINQDLTRYELHRVWEVVGTVKPSERHIYAKRHMYFDEDSWQAALVDHYDGRGQLWRVAEGHAQFYYDHQNPGYTLEALYDIIAGRYIALGMKNEEKHAYEYGFEARAADYTPAALRSSGVR, encoded by the coding sequence ATGCGCAAGATGATCCTGCAATGCGGTGCCCTGGCCCTGAGCCTGCTGGCAGCGAATGTGATGGCGGCGGTTTCGCCGGAGGAAGCGAACAAACTGGGCACCAGCCTCACGCCGCTGGGCGCCGAGAAGGCCGGCAACGCCGATGGCTCGATTCCGGCCTGGACCGGCGGCATCCCGAAAAATGCTGGTGCCGTGGACGGCAAAGGTTTCCTGGCCGACCCGTTCGCCAATGAAAAGCCGCTGTTCACCATCACTGCCGCGACCGTGGACAAATACAAGGACAAGCTGTCCGAAGGCCAGATCGCGATGTTCAAGCGCTATCCGCAAACCTACAAGATCCCGGTCTACCCAACCCATCGCAGCGTTGGCCTGCCGCCGCAAATCTACGAGTCGGCCAAGCGCAGTGCGCTCAATGTGAACGCCATCAACGAGGGCAACGGCCTGGCCAATTTCACCGGCAACCGTTACTACGCGTTCCCGATTCCCAAGAACGGCGTGGAAGTGCTCTGGAACCACGTCACCCGTTATCACGGCGGCAACGTGCGGCGCATCATCACCCAGGCCACGCCGCAGACCAACGGCAGCTTCACGCCGATCCGCTTCGAAGAAGAAATCGCCGTGCCGTTCCTGATCAAGGACGCCGACCCGGAAAAGGCCAGCAACGTGCTGACCTATTTCAAACAGTCGGTAACGGCCCCGGCGCGACTGGCCGGTAACGTGTTACTGGTGCATGAAACCCTCGACCAGGTGAAGGAACCACGCCTGGCGTGGATCTACAACGCCGGCCAGCGCCGCGTGCGTCGCGCCCCACAAGTGGCGTACGACGGCCCGGGCACCGCTGCGGACGGCTTGCGCACTTCCGACAACTTCGACCTGTTCTCCGGCGCGCCGGATCGCTACGACTGGAAACTGGTCGGCAAGAAGGAGATGTACATCCCGTACAACAGCTACAAACTTGATTCCCCGAGCCTCAAGTACGATGACGTGATCAAGGCCGGCCACATCAACCAGGACCTGACCCGCTACGAATTGCACCGGGTCTGGGAAGTGGTGGGTACGGTCAAGCCCAGCGAACGGCACATCTATGCCAAGCGCCACATGTACTTCGACGAAGACAGCTGGCAAGCGGCGCTGGTGGACCACTATGACGGTCGCGGCCAGTTGTGGCGCGTGGCGGAAGGTCATGCCCAGTTCTACTACGACCACCAGAACCCGGGCTACACGCTCGAGGCGCTCTACGACATCATTGCCGGTCGCTACATCGCGCTGGGCATGAAGAACGAAGAGAAACACGCCTACGAGTACGGTTTCGAGGCACGGGCAGCCGACTACACCCCGGCGGCGTTGCGTTCGAGTGGCGTGCGCTAA
- the maiA gene encoding maleylacetoacetate isomerase: protein MELYTYYRSTSSYRVRIALALKGLDYQALPVNLIAPPGGEHRKPAYLGINPQGRVPALRTEEGALLVQSPAIIEYLEERYPQTPLLSGDLALRAHERGVAALIGCDIHPLHNVSVLNKLRQWGHDETQVTEWIGHWIGQGLAAVEQLIGNEGYCFGATPGVADVYLIPQLYAAERFNVSLQAYPRIRRVAALAAGHVAFQQAHPANQPDTP, encoded by the coding sequence ATGGAACTCTACACCTACTACCGTTCCACCTCGTCCTACCGGGTGCGTATTGCCCTGGCACTCAAGGGCCTGGATTACCAGGCCCTGCCGGTTAACCTGATCGCACCGCCGGGGGGCGAACATCGCAAGCCGGCCTACCTGGGAATCAACCCCCAGGGGCGGGTGCCGGCGTTGCGCACCGAGGAGGGGGCGTTGCTGGTGCAATCACCGGCCATCATCGAATATCTGGAGGAGCGTTACCCCCAGACGCCGCTACTCAGCGGCGACCTGGCGCTTCGTGCTCACGAACGTGGCGTCGCCGCGCTGATCGGTTGCGACATTCATCCCCTGCATAACGTCAGCGTGCTCAACAAGCTGCGGCAGTGGGGTCACGATGAAACGCAGGTGACGGAGTGGATCGGGCATTGGATCGGCCAAGGACTGGCAGCGGTGGAGCAGTTGATTGGCAACGAAGGCTATTGCTTCGGCGCTACGCCAGGGGTGGCTGATGTTTACCTGATCCCGCAGCTGTACGCCGCCGAGCGGTTCAATGTTTCGTTGCAAGCGTACCCGCGGATCCGTCGGGTTGCGGCGTTGGCGGCTGGGCATGTTGCGTTCCAGCAGGCGCATCCGGCGAATCAGCCTGACACGCCTTAG
- the hmgA gene encoding homogentisate 1,2-dioxygenase — protein sequence MNLDSTASELAYLSGFGNEFASEALPGALPVGQNSPQKAPYGLYAELFSGTAFTMARGEARRTWMYRIRPSAHHPAFAKLGAQLAGGPLGDVTPNRLRWNPLEIPSEPTDFIDGLVRMAANANSDKPAGISIYHYRANRSMERVFFNADGEWLIVPQLGRLRITTELGVLEVAPLEIAVLPRGLKVRVELLDSQARGYIAENHGAPLRLPDLGPIGSNGLANPRDFLTPVAHYENLTQPTTLVQKFLGELWACELDHSPFDVVAWHGNNVPYKYDLRRFNTIGTVSFDHPDPSIFTVLTSPTSVHGLANLDFVIFPPRWMVAENTFRPPWFHRNLMNEFMGLIQGAYDAKAEGFLPGGASLHSCMSAHGPDGETCTKAINAELKPAKIDNTMAFMFETSQVLRPSRFALDCPQLQTDYDACWASLPVNFDPTRR from the coding sequence ATGAACCTCGACTCCACCGCGTCGGAACTGGCTTATCTGTCCGGCTTTGGTAATGAGTTCGCCAGCGAAGCGCTGCCCGGCGCATTGCCTGTCGGCCAGAACTCCCCGCAAAAAGCACCGTATGGCCTTTATGCCGAACTGTTTTCCGGCACTGCGTTTACCATGGCCCGCGGCGAAGCGCGCCGGACCTGGATGTACCGCATCCGGCCATCGGCTCATCATCCGGCGTTTGCCAAGCTCGGCGCTCAGTTGGCGGGTGGTCCGCTGGGTGACGTCACGCCTAATCGCCTGCGCTGGAACCCCTTGGAGATCCCTTCCGAGCCCACCGATTTCATCGATGGGCTGGTTCGCATGGCGGCCAATGCCAACTCTGACAAACCGGCTGGCATCAGCATTTATCATTACCGGGCCAACCGTTCCATGGAGCGGGTGTTCTTCAATGCCGATGGCGAATGGCTGATCGTCCCTCAGTTGGGGCGGCTGAGGATCACCACCGAGTTGGGCGTGCTGGAAGTGGCGCCGCTGGAAATCGCCGTGTTGCCCCGGGGTTTGAAAGTTCGCGTCGAATTGCTCGACTCGCAAGCCCGCGGCTATATCGCCGAGAATCACGGTGCGCCATTGCGGCTGCCGGACCTAGGGCCTATCGGAAGCAATGGCTTGGCCAATCCACGCGACTTCCTGACGCCGGTCGCCCATTACGAAAACCTCACACAACCGACCACGCTTGTGCAGAAGTTCTTGGGGGAGTTATGGGCCTGCGAGCTGGATCATTCGCCATTCGACGTCGTGGCCTGGCACGGCAACAACGTCCCCTACAAGTACGACCTGCGCCGTTTCAACACCATCGGCACGGTCAGTTTCGACCACCCGGACCCGTCGATTTTCACTGTGTTGACATCGCCTACCAGTGTTCACGGCCTGGCGAATCTCGATTTCGTGATCTTCCCACCACGCTGGATGGTGGCGGAAAACACCTTCCGTCCGCCTTGGTTCCATCGCAACCTGATGAACGAGTTCATGGGACTGATCCAGGGCGCCTACGATGCCAAGGCCGAGGGCTTCCTGCCGGGAGGCGCGTCGTTGCACAGTTGCATGAGTGCCCATGGTCCTGATGGCGAAACCTGCACCAAGGCGATCAATGCCGAGCTCAAGCCGGCAAAAATCGACAACACCATGGCCTTCATGTTCGAGACCAGCCAAGTGCTGCGTCCGAGCCGTTTCGCCTTGGACTGCCCGCAATTGCAAACTGACTACGACGCCTGCTGGGCCTCGCTGCCGGTCAATTTTGATCCGACCCGGAGATAA
- a CDS encoding IclR family transcriptional regulator, which yields MENPPSNGKQKVRSAEVGTDILKALAELSPSTSLSRLAEHVQMPASKVHRYLQALIASGFAEQNTATNHYGLGREALRVGLAALNGMDVLQVAALPLAELRDDLNETCFLAVWGNHGATVVRIEPAVRAVTVVTQLGSVLPLLSSSTGLVFAAYLPERETIGLRVDEVKSTSDHALADDQAYTLLCEQIRSRGLHHVHGLLMPGVDALSAPVFNAVGQVTAVMTIVGPTSLFHADENGPAAQRLLAATRAVSWRMGYEAAPGSVQEVRDDAYH from the coding sequence ATGGAAAACCCGCCCAGCAACGGTAAACAGAAAGTCCGCTCCGCTGAGGTCGGCACCGACATCCTTAAAGCGTTGGCCGAGCTGTCTCCCTCAACGTCGCTGTCGCGCTTGGCCGAACATGTGCAAATGCCGGCCAGCAAGGTCCACCGCTATTTGCAAGCGCTGATCGCCAGCGGATTTGCTGAACAAAACACAGCCACCAATCACTACGGCCTGGGCCGCGAAGCATTGCGGGTGGGCCTGGCGGCGTTGAATGGCATGGACGTACTGCAAGTGGCCGCCCTGCCCTTGGCCGAACTGCGCGATGACTTGAACGAAACCTGTTTTCTGGCGGTATGGGGTAATCACGGCGCAACGGTGGTGCGTATCGAACCTGCGGTGCGAGCCGTGACCGTGGTGACGCAACTGGGCTCGGTGCTGCCGTTGCTCAGCTCTTCCACGGGGCTGGTTTTCGCGGCTTATCTGCCAGAACGGGAAACCATCGGGCTGCGTGTGGATGAAGTAAAAAGTACCAGCGACCATGCACTGGCCGACGACCAGGCCTATACGCTCTTGTGCGAGCAAATTCGCAGCCGTGGCCTGCACCATGTGCATGGCTTGCTGATGCCCGGTGTGGATGCCCTGTCCGCCCCGGTATTCAACGCCGTCGGCCAGGTGACGGCGGTGATGACCATCGTCGGTCCGACTTCGCTGTTCCACGCCGACGAAAACGGCCCGGCGGCGCAGCGTCTGTTGGCAGCGACCCGGGCCGTGAGTTGGCGGATGGGGTATGAGGCAGCGCCCGGATCAGTCCAGGAAGTCCGGGACGATGCGTATCACTAG
- a CDS encoding helix-turn-helix transcriptional regulator: MTAMTPCPDRPGLLPRLSSTHVPRKSLSEPLVASEARVKLLCAPAGSGKSALFAECFLQAPAECRLHWLPLAGATMDTAQLCECLAQALGLPVTDESSLLAHLARLQTPTWLFLDDYCRVPNPELDQLLDRLLNASSPLLHLWLNGRRRPHCNWPRLLLDDELYEFDAQALVFTDIDVRQLLSHLPDPLAARTAREVIQRSGGWCAGVRITLLERCEWARRHAAPGRAGTLLDYLEYELFGTLTPELAQAWRVLAHLPRFNARLCAHLFGDTVGAECLPLLLDLGCFIEPWEQSSDWLQIFPPLARLVRDEPWAQGRSWHRRACQWFAAEQDWPMAFAQAMQAGEFEAAVSSLQHLNFEHVLQGSNAQLLLALHDQQGEALSLGTPQSVGLVTTALLFAGRFDQAQACIEQLARFVPQPLACQQRQLIARWQVLRGWLLHLRGDGLPAREHFLQAQIGLDPQAWALKVLCLIGQTQQALLAGDLTSAQWINRQALCVARAQGSLVFEGLLELDHAQILEQRGAPHRADHLLDAVQALLDKPGQDFSALLGRIALRRGRLALRMGFDEQAAEHFQAGLEAGLRNHDKQVLYGFLGKACLAANQGDYGEAFMQLRDAERIMQQRHIPDTVYRGVLLQTSCQFWLQQGRPELAHEVLTRVLRHFSGPQAKQAPPATLELIPRLEYLLVLTEVYLGRAQDPQARLREMIAQAQRCEMHALETELHLVLAEVVWLSADRPQARALLQEGIERVACWRAQQALRELCLRQPDLVRGAIQSPEQVAPPITMAEETVLSQRELEVLELIAQGYSNQQIAEQLFISLHTVKTHSRRIHSKLGVQRRTQAVAKAKLMGVMN, from the coding sequence ATGACTGCCATGACCCCGTGTCCGGACCGTCCTGGGCTGCTGCCGCGGCTGTCTTCGACGCATGTGCCGCGCAAGTCGTTGAGCGAACCTTTGGTGGCTTCCGAGGCCCGCGTAAAGCTGCTTTGCGCACCGGCTGGCAGTGGCAAGAGCGCCTTGTTCGCCGAATGTTTCCTGCAGGCGCCAGCGGAGTGCCGGTTGCATTGGCTGCCGTTGGCGGGTGCCACCATGGATACGGCGCAACTGTGTGAATGCCTCGCGCAGGCCCTCGGATTGCCGGTCACGGATGAGTCGAGCCTGTTGGCCCACCTGGCGCGTTTGCAGACGCCTACCTGGCTGTTCCTGGATGACTATTGCCGGGTGCCCAATCCGGAACTCGACCAACTGCTCGACCGTTTGTTGAACGCCAGCAGTCCGTTGCTGCACCTGTGGTTGAATGGCCGCCGTCGTCCTCACTGCAATTGGCCGCGCTTGTTGCTCGATGACGAATTGTACGAGTTCGATGCCCAGGCCCTGGTGTTTACCGATATTGATGTCCGGCAATTGCTCAGTCACTTGCCCGATCCGTTGGCGGCGCGTACGGCCCGTGAAGTGATCCAGCGCAGCGGTGGCTGGTGTGCCGGGGTACGCATCACATTGCTTGAACGCTGTGAATGGGCGCGTCGGCATGCTGCGCCGGGGCGGGCCGGCACATTGCTCGATTACCTCGAATACGAACTGTTTGGCACGTTGACTCCAGAGCTGGCTCAAGCCTGGCGCGTGCTGGCGCATCTGCCGCGCTTCAACGCTCGCCTCTGCGCGCATTTGTTCGGCGACACGGTGGGCGCTGAATGCCTGCCATTGCTGCTGGACCTGGGGTGTTTTATCGAGCCCTGGGAGCAATCCTCGGACTGGCTGCAGATTTTTCCGCCCCTGGCCCGGCTGGTGCGGGACGAGCCCTGGGCGCAGGGCCGTTCCTGGCATCGACGGGCCTGCCAGTGGTTCGCTGCCGAGCAGGATTGGCCAATGGCGTTCGCGCAGGCCATGCAGGCCGGTGAGTTCGAGGCCGCCGTCAGTTCCTTGCAGCATCTGAACTTCGAACATGTGCTACAGGGCAGTAACGCCCAGCTATTGCTGGCCTTGCATGACCAGCAGGGTGAAGCGCTGTCACTCGGGACGCCACAGTCGGTGGGATTGGTCACCACCGCCTTGCTGTTTGCCGGACGCTTCGACCAGGCGCAGGCTTGCATCGAACAGCTGGCCCGGTTCGTGCCGCAACCCTTGGCTTGCCAGCAGCGCCAACTGATCGCCCGATGGCAGGTCTTGCGCGGTTGGTTGTTGCACCTGCGCGGCGATGGCTTGCCTGCACGTGAACATTTCCTCCAGGCCCAAATCGGCTTGGATCCGCAGGCCTGGGCCCTGAAAGTGCTGTGTCTGATCGGACAGACGCAACAGGCGCTGCTGGCAGGTGACTTGACGTCTGCGCAATGGATCAACCGCCAAGCGCTATGCGTGGCCCGCGCGCAAGGTTCACTGGTGTTTGAAGGGCTGCTGGAGTTGGATCACGCCCAGATTCTCGAGCAGCGCGGTGCCCCCCACCGGGCCGACCACCTGCTGGATGCCGTCCAGGCATTGCTCGATAAGCCGGGGCAGGATTTTTCCGCGCTGCTGGGGCGGATTGCCTTGCGACGAGGGCGCTTGGCGTTACGCATGGGCTTTGACGAGCAGGCCGCCGAACATTTCCAGGCGGGCCTCGAAGCGGGCCTGCGCAATCATGACAAACAAGTGCTCTATGGCTTCCTCGGCAAGGCCTGCCTGGCAGCCAACCAGGGTGACTACGGCGAGGCGTTCATGCAGCTACGTGATGCCGAGCGGATCATGCAGCAACGGCATATTCCCGACACGGTATATCGAGGCGTATTGCTGCAAACCAGCTGTCAATTCTGGTTGCAGCAGGGGCGACCGGAATTGGCCCATGAAGTCTTGACCCGTGTGTTGCGGCATTTTAGCGGGCCGCAGGCCAAGCAGGCGCCACCTGCAACCCTGGAACTGATCCCGCGTCTTGAATACTTGTTGGTGCTGACCGAGGTCTACCTGGGTCGGGCACAAGACCCACAGGCTCGCCTCAGGGAAATGATTGCCCAGGCGCAACGCTGTGAGATGCATGCCCTGGAAACCGAACTGCATCTGGTGTTGGCGGAAGTGGTCTGGTTGTCCGCTGACCGTCCCCAGGCGCGCGCGCTCCTGCAAGAAGGTATCGAGCGTGTCGCCTGCTGGCGGGCGCAACAAGCGCTGCGCGAACTGTGTCTGCGCCAACCTGATCTGGTGCGCGGCGCGATCCAATCCCCAGAGCAGGTCGCGCCCCCCATAACCATGGCTGAAGAAACCGTGCTCAGCCAGCGCGAGCTGGAAGTACTCGAGCTGATTGCGCAGGGGTATTCGAATCAGCAGATTGCCGAACAACTGTTCATCTCATTGCACACTGTAAAAACACACTCGCGTCGAATCCACAGCAAGTTGGGTGTACAACGGCGTACCCAAGCGGTGGCGAAGGCAAAGCTCATGGGGGTCATGAATTGA
- a CDS encoding phosphate-starvation-inducible protein PsiE, translating to MKINWAENLRQNVHQLAESLGNLFVETFHYLALFAIGAVTAWAAVMEFLQMIEEGHIKIDDILLLFIYLELGAMVGIYFKTNHMPVRFLIYVAITALTRLLISNVSHHSPPDLGIIYLCGGILLLAFAILVVRYASSQFPSVKIEHPHRKVGAGSSEHAEVEKGEI from the coding sequence GTGAAAATCAACTGGGCCGAGAACCTGCGCCAGAACGTACACCAGCTGGCTGAATCCCTGGGCAACCTGTTCGTCGAGACGTTCCATTACCTGGCACTGTTCGCCATCGGAGCGGTGACCGCGTGGGCGGCGGTGATGGAGTTCTTGCAGATGATCGAGGAGGGGCACATCAAGATTGATGACATCCTCCTGCTGTTCATCTACCTGGAGCTGGGGGCGATGGTCGGGATTTACTTCAAGACCAACCACATGCCGGTGCGGTTCCTGATCTACGTGGCAATCACCGCGCTGACGCGCCTGCTGATTTCCAATGTTTCCCACCACAGTCCGCCGGACCTGGGAATTATCTACTTGTGCGGTGGCATCCTGCTGCTGGCGTTCGCGATCCTGGTAGTGCGCTATGCCTCGTCGCAGTTTCCCTCGGTGAAGATCGAACACCCGCACCGCAAGGTCGGCGCGGGTTCGAGCGAGCATGCCGAAGTGGAGAAGGGCGAAATCTAG
- a CDS encoding SirB1 family protein: MKPRQAFFECLHRSPPALFEAALWIAAEHDPEADVPALLKDFKDLQQLVSHGLPMLPVSELGQPLLRRLNDLGFAQDDFTPLRPRAALLDKVLARKRGQPLALGLIALELARGLEIPMAGVNFPGHFLLRVPGADHLLDPCGGRRLYPNDCRELLQRQYGSNVPLKAEHLVNAEPMQMLQRLSRNLRQLHLANDDYIAALIDAERVLEMGNANAADYLARASLYQRLDCPNAERFDLEHALMLSDDPIQRIRLTERLGHLPPNSIVH; this comes from the coding sequence ATGAAGCCGCGCCAAGCCTTTTTTGAATGTCTGCACCGCTCGCCACCGGCGCTGTTCGAAGCCGCGCTGTGGATCGCCGCCGAACATGATCCTGAGGCGGACGTACCGGCGTTGCTCAAGGATTTCAAGGATCTGCAGCAGTTGGTCAGCCATGGCCTGCCGATGTTACCCGTCAGCGAACTGGGCCAACCTCTTCTTCGACGCCTTAATGACCTGGGTTTCGCCCAGGACGACTTCACACCCCTACGCCCCCGCGCGGCATTGCTGGACAAAGTCCTGGCCCGTAAACGCGGCCAACCCCTGGCCCTTGGCCTGATTGCGCTGGAACTGGCCCGAGGGCTGGAAATCCCGATGGCCGGCGTCAATTTCCCCGGTCATTTTCTGCTGCGCGTGCCCGGCGCCGATCATCTGCTCGACCCATGCGGTGGCCGTCGGCTTTACCCCAATGACTGCCGGGAGCTACTGCAACGCCAATATGGCTCGAACGTGCCGCTCAAGGCCGAGCACCTGGTCAACGCCGAGCCGATGCAAATGCTGCAACGGCTGTCGCGCAACCTGCGGCAATTGCACCTGGCGAACGATGATTACATTGCGGCGCTGATCGACGCCGAACGGGTGCTGGAAATGGGCAACGCCAATGCCGCCGATTATCTGGCCCGCGCCAGCCTTTACCAGCGGCTGGACTGCCCCAACGCCGAACGTTTCGATCTTGAGCACGCCTTGATGCTCAGCGACGATCCGATCCAGCGAATCCGCTTGACCGAGCGACTGGGCCATCTGCCGCCGAACTCCATCGTGCATTGA
- a CDS encoding YebG family protein translates to MAVEVVYRSSRDLERLFMDKAEADRHDKMLELAELLAEVLQKAVPSLSEKQVEEAGIYMAKNRDVFAKAFKSQPDALSELLNPSDE, encoded by the coding sequence ATGGCCGTCGAAGTGGTATACCGCAGCAGCCGAGATCTGGAGCGCTTGTTCATGGATAAAGCCGAAGCTGACCGTCATGACAAAATGCTGGAACTCGCCGAATTGCTGGCCGAGGTGTTGCAAAAAGCCGTCCCATCGCTGAGCGAGAAACAGGTGGAAGAAGCAGGGATCTACATGGCGAAGAACCGCGATGTATTCGCCAAGGCCTTCAAGAGCCAGCCGGACGCCTTGTCCGAACTGCTCAATCCGTCGGACGAATGA
- the fahA gene encoding fumarylacetoacetase: MSQVSFTRSWVESANGHTDFPLQNLPLGIFSMAGGAPRSGVAIGDRVFDLQAALQAGLFDGAAGEAVTAMENGQLNAFFDLGRTPRVALRERLLELLREDSPLREKIQAEGETLLPPAADCQMHLPAKINDYTDFYVGIEHAQNVGKLFRPDNPLLPNYKYVPIGYHGRASTVRPSGTDVRRPNGQTLPAGQTEPTFGPCARLDYELELGIWIGKGNALGEPIAVGDAAEHIAGFCLLNDWSARDIQAWEYQPLGPFLSKSFLTSVSPWVVTAEALEPFRRPQPARPEGDPQPLPYLLDKRDQAGGAFDIELEVLLLTEAMREQNLPAHRLTLSNTQYMYWTVAQMVAHHSVNGCQLQAGDLFGSGTLSGPESGQFGSLLEITEGGKKAIELASGEVRKFLEDGDEIILRARCRGEAGASIGFGECRGKILPAR; encoded by the coding sequence ATGTCCCAAGTTTCCTTCACCCGTAGCTGGGTCGAATCGGCCAACGGCCATACCGACTTCCCCTTGCAGAATCTGCCGCTGGGCATTTTCAGTATGGCTGGCGGCGCTCCACGCAGCGGTGTTGCCATTGGCGACCGGGTTTTCGATTTACAGGCGGCGCTGCAAGCCGGCTTGTTCGATGGCGCCGCAGGCGAAGCCGTCACGGCGATGGAGAACGGCCAGTTGAACGCGTTCTTCGATTTGGGTCGCACCCCCCGGGTTGCCTTGCGTGAACGACTACTGGAGCTGCTGCGCGAAGACAGCCCCCTGCGGGAGAAGATTCAGGCCGAGGGCGAAACGTTGTTGCCTCCGGCAGCCGATTGCCAGATGCATCTGCCGGCGAAGATTAACGACTACACCGATTTCTATGTGGGTATCGAGCACGCGCAAAATGTCGGCAAATTGTTCCGGCCTGACAATCCGCTGCTTCCGAACTACAAATACGTCCCCATTGGCTACCACGGTCGTGCCTCGACGGTTCGTCCGTCTGGCACCGATGTGCGTCGCCCGAACGGCCAAACCTTGCCGGCCGGCCAGACCGAGCCGACGTTCGGCCCCTGTGCGCGCCTGGACTATGAGCTGGAGCTGGGTATCTGGATCGGAAAAGGCAATGCACTGGGCGAGCCCATCGCTGTTGGCGACGCCGCCGAACACATAGCCGGTTTCTGCCTGCTCAATGACTGGTCGGCCCGGGATATCCAAGCCTGGGAATACCAACCGCTGGGGCCGTTTCTGTCGAAGAGCTTCCTGACCAGCGTCTCGCCATGGGTAGTGACGGCCGAGGCCCTTGAACCGTTCCGACGCCCTCAACCGGCGCGTCCCGAGGGCGATCCGCAACCGTTGCCGTATCTGCTGGACAAACGCGACCAGGCTGGCGGTGCATTCGACATCGAACTGGAAGTGCTGCTGCTGACCGAGGCCATGCGCGAGCAGAACCTGCCGGCCCATCGATTGACGTTGAGCAATACCCAATACATGTATTGGACCGTGGCGCAGATGGTTGCGCACCACAGCGTCAACGGCTGCCAATTGCAGGCCGGCGACTTGTTTGGTTCGGGCACGTTGTCGGGGCCTGAGAGCGGTCAGTTCGGGAGCTTGCTGGAGATCACCGAGGGCGGCAAAAAAGCGATCGAATTGGCCTCCGGTGAAGTTCGCAAGTTCCTGGAGGATGGCGACGAAATCATCCTGCGCGCCCGTTGCAGAGGCGAGGCTGGCGCGTCCATAGGCTTTGGCGAGTGCCGCGGCAAGATTCTGCCGGCGCGTTGA
- a CDS encoding Glu/Leu/Phe/Val dehydrogenase family protein, with translation MFALMQSSRLESLHLSVDPATGLKAVIAIHCSRPGPALGGCRYLSYPDDETAVADAVRLAQGMSYKAALAGLPVGGGVAVIMRPAHVDSRAALFEAFGRCIEQLDGRYITAIDSGTSVADMDCIAQQTRHVTSTTAAGDPAPHAAMGVFAGIRATAMARLGSDNLESLRVAIQGLGNVGYALAEQLHAAGAELLVSDIDPGKVQLAMEQLGAHPIANDALLSTPCDILAPCGLGGVLNSHSVAQLRCSAVAGSAHNQLSNLQVADQLERRGILYAPDYVINSGGLIYVALKHQGEELPTITAHLSKIGARLTEVFAHAQAEKRSPARVADELAERLLYR, from the coding sequence ATGTTCGCTCTCATGCAAAGCTCCCGCCTTGAATCGCTGCACTTGAGCGTGGACCCGGCGACCGGGTTGAAGGCGGTGATTGCCATTCATTGCAGCCGTCCTGGGCCTGCCCTGGGTGGCTGTCGTTATCTTTCCTACCCCGACGATGAAACTGCCGTGGCCGACGCCGTGCGCCTGGCCCAGGGCATGAGCTACAAGGCCGCCCTGGCCGGCTTGCCAGTGGGCGGAGGCGTGGCTGTCATCATGCGCCCGGCGCACGTTGACAGCCGGGCCGCGCTGTTCGAAGCCTTTGGTCGTTGCATCGAACAATTGGACGGGCGCTACATCACCGCCATCGACAGCGGTACATCGGTGGCGGACATGGACTGCATCGCCCAGCAAACCCGTCATGTCACCAGTACCACCGCCGCGGGAGACCCGGCGCCTCACGCGGCGATGGGCGTCTTCGCCGGCATTCGTGCAACGGCCATGGCCCGCCTGGGCAGCGATAATCTGGAAAGCCTGCGGGTGGCGATCCAGGGCCTGGGCAATGTGGGTTATGCCTTGGCCGAACAGCTGCACGCCGCGGGCGCGGAATTGCTGGTCAGCGACATCGACCCTGGCAAGGTGCAACTGGCGATGGAGCAATTGGGCGCCCATCCGATCGCCAACGACGCGCTGCTAAGCACTCCATGCGACATTCTTGCGCCTTGTGGCCTCGGCGGCGTGCTCAACAGCCACAGCGTGGCGCAATTGCGCTGCTCGGCGGTTGCCGGCTCGGCCCACAACCAGTTGAGCAATCTGCAAGTAGCCGATCAGTTGGAGAGACGCGGGATACTCTATGCGCCGGATTACGTGATCAACTCGGGCGGGCTGATCTACGTCGCCCTGAAACATCAGGGTGAGGAACTGCCGACCATCACCGCGCATCTGTCGAAGATCGGTGCCCGGCTCACTGAAGTCTTCGCCCACGCCCAGGCGGAGAAGCGTTCACCAGCCCGGGTAGCCGATGAGCTGGCGGAGCGTTTGTTGTACCGATAA